The genomic interval cccgggttcgattccggccagggcacacaggagaagcgcccatctgcttctccacccctctccctctccttcctctctgtctctctcttcccctccggcagccgaggctccattggagcaaaagatggcccggggcgctggggatgactccttggcctccaccccaggcgctagagtggctctgatcgtgacagagcgacagagcgatgccctggatgggcagagcatcgccccctggtgggcgtgcccggtggattccagtcgggcgcatgcgggagtctgtctgactgcctccccgtttccagcttcagaaaaatacaaaataaataaaataaaatattaaagaggaACGAGCAGAGAAGACTGATTTCATTGAAACCTAGAAAGAAAGGATGTCTCGGAGGAAGTAGCCGGTTATGTCAGCTCTGTCAACTGTTAAGTGTTCATTGAATTTGGTGATAATAGAGGTCTTTGATGGTATTGATAAGAACCATTTAAGTTAAGTCTCGCTGCAAAGAAGGTCAGAAAAATGATATACATGGAAATGTTTGGGGAGGAGTCCTGAGAGATCTATCTTTTTCCCCCCTTCAGATAGGAGATCCTAGAGCATGTTTGTGCACTGATGAAAAATGAATCAGTAGAAGAGGAGAAATTGATGTTACAGGAGGGGGAATAATTGCAGTAACAAAGTCCTTGAAACCAAAATGGGGCTAGAATctatattaaaaatggaaaagttgGACTGGGGAGGCAGAGTACAGGGTACAGCTGTTGGCAGTTTGGGTGGTGGGAAGATGAAGTTTCTGCCCTGATCGCTTTCTCTTAAAGTGTGAGGCTGGGTCAtctgttagagcaggggtagtcaacctttttatacctaccgcccacttttgtgtctctgttagtagtaaaattttctaaccgcccaccggttccacagtaatggtgatttataaagtagggaagtaactttactttataaaatttataaagcagagttacagcaagttaaagcataaataataattacttaccaagtactttatgttgaattttcgctaagtttggcagaataaatctttataaaacaacttactatagttaaatctatctttttatttatactttggttgctctgctactgcccaccatgaaagctggaacgcccactagtggttggtagggactaggttgactaccattgtGTTAGGTATAATGGAGTGGGACAGGGTAGGGCAGTTATAGATCTGAGAGGGGAGTGTTGAgtgaaaatggaaattaaaggGTCATTGCACGCATTCGTGCTGTGTTTACTTCTGTCACGTGAACTTGTGGTTTTTAGATTTGTCCCTGCTTTATTGAGGAGTTGGAGGTGAAGAGGAGAGAACATCCCAATTTACTTAAAACTTCTCTCCATCTGTCAGTGCTGAGCATCTGCCTTGTATTAGGCCCATGATGgctaacctttttataaaaacctcccacttttgcagtgctgatcaacctggtccctcccacccactagtgggtattccagttttcatggtgggcttAGCTGAGCAACCGCAGGGCTCCACGAttggcccaccgtgaaagctggaacgcccactagtgggcgggagggaccaggttgaccagcactacaaaagtgggcagtttttataaaaaggttcaccatcacggtgtTAGGCACTGTTCTGAGTGTCCTGCAGCCATAGCATCTAATCTTATCATCAGCTCTGAGGCAGGATCCCTCTCCCTACTACTCCCTACCCTCCATATACTCTGTTGATCATACACTTACAATGTGACAAGGAGTGCCCAGTGCAGTGCCCATCTAGCTATTGTTTTCATCGAGGAGTGTTTCCAAACACCTGTCCAAGGAAATAGTGGCAGAATTACCTGGAGTACTTGTCAAAATTAGGagctggggtggagtgggggcggCTGGGAATCTAGTGATCCTGGCACCTAGACATGTTTGAAAGCCACTAGAGCTCTTACCACTCCACCGTGTCTTTTTCTGGTGTCTAAAATAGTATGTTCCCTGAAGAGGGTAATGGGACTCTGTCATTCGTCTTTATATCTTTGTTAGCGTCATCTGATGGCTGTTGGCACCAATTTAACGCCAACAGGAATTCCCAGtttggggtgcagtgaagaaggaaactatTCAGTGCAAACAGCTCAATGCGATTCAATGCAGCGATGAAAACAGCTTGGGCTGTGGAACAGGTCATTTGTGATATACAGCATGGCTGTGAGGCAACCCTGGGGCCAGGCTGCTTTCTAGCTAGACAACGCAGCTGCTCTCCCTCCTTGATGGCCTGCTCCATTCTGTGCCACTTGAGCTAGTTCTGCTTTGCCCTGATTCAGTATGACATCTTTGGTGTGTAAGTTTAGCCAGGGATATGCAGTTTTTCATGGAAAAAGAAAGTGCACTCTCAGAACTGGAGAGAAACGGGTTTATATGGACAGAAGTGCCTGTCGCTGGTCCCTGGTTGATCTATCCTCATGCAAATTAGGACTCCAAATCTtcacagtttgattggttcaaaagacactgtcctgattggtcagaacaAAGCCACTCTGGTTAGTTAGAATTGCACAACTTtagggaaagcctcagtcctatgggttgaaataggattccaatAAGAGCTGGCTCAGATGACGGAAACAGTGCAGGCAGTTAGTTCAGTGCAAACGCAAGTAGATCAGTGAAGGCTTCTACCCTGAGTATAGTTTGTGTGGGAGACCCTGTGTAGTAATGGCTACTAaccacttgtttttaaaaatttgagcccAATTAGCCACTAGGATCTCTCTCTGAGTAGATGTCTTCATTCTCAGAGTTTACAATAGTTGTGGGAACCATAATAACAAATGGTTACTGAATTAGAGAGGCCTTGGCTGGTATTGTTATTGATATATATTATTAAGGTTCTCAATTCTGgggactttctcttttttaaagctgCGGTCTCAAATTAGCTGCCCTTGGGGCTGAATTCTGCCAAGTTTATGGATTTGGCTGAAACTATTGTAaaggttcttttgttttgttttgttttaactttaaaCAAATTTAGGTGGGCAATTTCTAGTCAGCTACAGGAAAacccactttcttttctttttaaaacctagGCTATcctatacattttttgttttttggtttgtttgttgtttttttttttgcatttttctgaagctggaaacggggaggcagtcagactgactcccgcatgcgcccgaccaggatccacccggcacgcccaccagggggcgatgctctgcccatccggggcgacgctctgtcgcgaccagagccactctagcgcctggggcagaggccaaggagccatccccagcgccggggccatctttgctccaatggagcctcggctgcgggaggggaagagagagacagagaggaaggagagggagaggggtggagaagcagatgggcgcttctcctgtgtgtcctggccgggaatcgaaccgggactcctgcacgccaggccgacgctctaccactgagccgaccagccagggcttctacacatttttttattgttttatttcctggCTTCTTCCGATGTTTGAGTTTGCTTTGCCACCCCTCATTTAATGAGAATGCAGCTTGGCCCAGAGTGCTCCCCTACTCCCAGCACCACCTTCCACTTGCTGAATTGGGAGAAAGAAAGGTCTGGTGAAGAAGGGATTTAAGCCTTTTGACGCAAAACCTTCCCTGTGGTTCCTTCTGATGCTTGAGCAAACAGCCTCCTAGGAGCCATAGTTCCTATACCGTGCAGTCTGTGCTTAATAAAGTCTCTTCACTGAGACCCTGCCTCATTGAAGAAGGGCTGGTAACAAACAAGGGATTAGCACAAGGTGGCATGCATAGACAAATTTGAATTGGGATTTGCCTTTCCAGgggcaaattaaaatgaaaataaagtgtgggactgttgttctttttaaaggatATGTTCTGAAAAATCTTACATGATTTAAAAactctattttgtgtgtgtgtgtgtgtgtgttacatataTAGTGCATAGTATGCAATTATATACAAACCATATACagtaatgtaatttaaaatagatcttatataaagatgattttataattttttatttttttatttttctgaagttggaaacggggaggcagtcagacagactccgcatgcgcctgaccgggatccaccgggcatgcccaccagggggcgatgctccgcccagctgggccattgctttgttgtaaccagagccattctagcgcctgaggcagaggccacagagccgtccccagtgcctgggccaaccttaccccaatggagtcttggctgcgggaggggaagagagagacagagagaaaggagagagggaggggtggaaaagcagatgggtgcttctcctgtgtgccctggccaggaatcgaacccgggactcctgcacaccaggctgacgctctactactgagccaaccggccagggcctatactgcTTTTAAACAtgcttttcagcctgacctgtggtggcgcagtggatcaagcgtcgacctggaatgctgaggtcgctggttcaaaaccctgggcttgcacggtcaaggcacatgtaggagttgatgcttcctgctcctcctcccttctctctctctctgtctctcttctctaaaatgaataaataaaaataaataaataaataaataaaccatgctTTTCAGCATAATCCATTTTAATTTGGGAggatatgctttttttttcaggtaCTGTACATGAAGTGAGATGAAACTTACCATTTCAATTTGTATAATTCACATGCTCTCAAAATGCAGCCACATAAAATGTGCACTAAATTAAtccttctttttattgattttaggttCCTACTAACTCGTTTAAAAGAATTTTGTGGAGAATTTCTCAAGAAAAAGCTTCATCTCTCTAATTGTGTGGCCATCCATAGCTTAGCTCACATGTATACCCTGAGCCAGCTTGCTCTGAAAGCTGCTGATATGATACGGAGGAATTTTCACAAAGTAATTCAGGATGAGGAATTTTATACTTTACCCTTCCATCTGATTCGAGATTGGTTGTCAGACTTGGAAATCACGGTTGATTCTGAAGAGGTTCTTTTTGAAACAGTTTTGAAGTGGGTTCAGAGAAATGctgaagagagggagaggtacTTTGAAGAACTTTTTAAATTGCTCAGATTGTCGCAGATGAAACCCACATACCTTACTCGGCATGTCAAACCAGAGAGGCTGGTGGCCAACAATGAAGTTTGTGTCAAGTTAGTGGCCGACGCAGTGGAGAGGCATGCTCTGAGAGCAGAGAACATCCAGGCTGGCGCATTCCAGCATCCTGCTTCTCATGTATCACTGTTACCTCGCTATGGGCAAAACATGGACGTGATCATGGTTATTGGAGGTGTGTCGGAAGGAGGGGACTATTTAAGTGAATGTGTGGGATATTTTGTCGATGAGGACAGATGGGTAAACTTGCCCCATATTCACAATCACCTGGATGGACATGCAGTTGCAGTAACAGAATCCTACGTGTATGTTGCTGGATCAATGGAACCAGGGTTTGCTAAAACTGTGGAAAGGTATAACCCAAATTTTAATATGTGGGAACATGTCTGTAGTCTGATGACAAGGAAGCATTCTTTTGGGCTAACAGAAGTCAAAGGGAAGCTCTATAGTATTGGAGGACATGGCAACTTTAGTCCTGGCTTTAAAGATGTTACTGTTTATAATCCCGAGCTTGATAAGTGGCACAACTTGGAATCAGCACCAAAGATTCTTCGAGATGTCAAAGCACTAGCCTTTGAAGACCGGTTTGTATACATTGCTGCCCGTACTCCTGTGGACCGGGACACAGAAGATGGGTTAAAGGCTGTAATTACTTGCTATGATACAGAGACTCGACAGTGGCAAGATGTAGAATCTTTGCCACTTATAGACAATTACTGTTTTTTCCAAATGTCCGTGGTCAATTCAAACTTTTATCAGACTGCATCATGCTGTCCCAAGAGTTATTCTTTAGAAAATGAAGAGGCAGTCAGGAAAATTGCCAACCAGGTTTCCGATGAGATCCTTGAAAGCTTACCTCCAGAAGTCCTAAGCATCGAAGGAGCAGCCATTTGCTATTACAAAGATGATGTTTTTATTATTGGAGGCTGGAAAAACAGTGATGATATTGACAAGCAGTATCGGAAAGAAGCCTACCGATACTGTGCTGAGAGGAAAAGGTGGATGCTTCTTCCTCCCATGCCACAGCCTCGTTGTAGAGCCACTGCTTGCCACGTGAGAATCCCATACCGGTACTTGCACGGCACACAGAGATATCCTATGCCTCAAAACTTAATGTGGCAGAAGGACCGGATCAGGCAGATGCAAGAAATACATCGGCACGCCCTAAACATGCGGCGAGTGCCAAGTTCTCAGATTGAATGCTAAGTTCTCTAATACATGCAGCTTAAAACAGTTATACCTGTTTTGTGAGTCTGAAGATATCCAGACTGTTACTTGAAAAAGTATGTTGATAACTTATTTTCTACCTGAATGGATTATTGCTCTCTGTAAAGGAAATATACTTAAAAACAGAAGACTGGGAAACTCAATTCAATACATGGTAATTTTTGTTAGCTTGCAATCTGTTTCTGCctccagtttgtgtgtgtgtactagcTAAATAAAAGCTATTAAAGACCAGTGAGAAAACCAGATGTGGTTACTTGGCTGGTTTTCTGCCACGAAGTTATAACTCTTTTGTCTTAGGGACTTAGGTTTTGAACATGCTTTAAGCACCGGTTTTATTTGCACATTTACCTtgataatcctttttattttttcctgaatggTTGGTTTTGACAAGATCAGAACTTATACATTGAGCCCTCATCTGTAAGAGGTATGTGCAATAGTGATActgaaatttgaaggaaaaagcACAATATTACAGCAAGATGATTTTAGAATATTTGCATTGATCTTTTATCTATCTAGAAGGGCTATTTTGTTTCCTTCTAGGAGAGATGACTGATGAGAAATTTGTGATTGGCTTAtgcatttttgaatatttttaatttctttagcaACTGAGTTTCGACTTCAAGCTGTCACTCAGATGATGGTAGTTGGCAAAAGTATTGATCTTTAGCTGATTGATTGAATACAAAGGATATTATATATGTCGAATTTGTTTCTCTGAGAAGAGAAGTATTAATATAAACTGAGAAATCAaaggcattaaaattttttcaaatactcCCTAAGTGCGGGCTTATAAGTTAATGAGTGTAAATAATGCCTATGACAATCGACATTCAATGCCTTCGATTTTAAATTTTGCTCTAatgcatatttaataaaatcctCATTCCTTTCTTAAACTTTGAAATGGAAAGGCAACAATTTAGAGAAATGTTGCTAAAGAGAAGCCTTATTATTTCTCAATGCAgctctagacttttttttttcttaagagtgtatttgagccaaactgaccacTTATGCCAGGAGCACGATCTCAAATGCTCCCCAGTTGCTCTAGACTTTAATTAAAACTTTGAGCCTAGAATACCAAATTTAAGTGCATAATTCTGGCTCTTCACAATTTATTGCTgtgattatcttttatttttatgcatccTTCTGAGTCTTTTTCACACTCCCAAGCTTTACACAAATTAGCACTCAGATTGACTATTTTAGCACTCAGTAACTCTTGCTCTTACTGTTTGCAATGTGGGtccagtatttttgtttgtttctttcagaaTAGCTCTACTTTCTTAAGACATTCCAGAATACTGTCCTAGAGGTTGAATTCTGAgcgtagtgatttttttttcttccccattaTAGTTAACCTCCTTATTAATTAtatcagacattaaaaaaagaaaaatacaactagAAACTTTAGCTCTCAGTTTGCTGCAAGACTATTGATTATTTAGTCCTTTGGAAGCTCTGTCCTAaaaattttcctgaaatttcTAATTTGATATCCCTGCCTAGGACAGTTTTTCAATAAATGTGTTAGAAATCTGCTTTAAAACCATTTAATGTAGACTGGGGTGCGGAAGGAAACTGTAAGTTATATTTCTATATGAAGATATATTATCCTACCCACCTCAACTATTTTCTCAGTTTCTGTGTATTTGTAGTTTTTAATAAAAGCCATTGGATTCTGAGAAGTGCTAATTCTTAGCTGTGAGAAGTCTATGCAAGTAAGACAGAAAAGCTCATTGAATgaagtcttcatttctctctGATATAGACTGCTAGCAAACTACCTTTTCTTGGTTGTGTTCAATTCAGTAGTTCACTAGAATACCAGTTTCTTTCTAGAAGGGTGTGATGTAAGGATTTGGGcctgtttttgtctgttttctgatATAGTCATTACCAATTTATTTGAAGagttgtctccccccccccccccatataatGTGGCAGAAATTATAACTCATAAACTGAGGTATAATCTGGTTTTGAAAACTTGATTGAAATTGTCTTTTAACTTAGCAGGCAGCCTAGACCATGGGTGAAAAGAAGGGGTAAGTCATTCCTTGCATGATGATGTGTGCAGGTCTTCCTGACTACtgaatttctaattttcataTTTGAATTCACACATGTGATTTCACATCAATAACTTGTGTTTCTGAAATATCCTAACTAACTTGTTAATCAGGAAAGAAACCAGATTTGCTTAAATCTGTTCAAGGCTGACATTCTAAACTGAAAATGACTTCCCAGTATATTTGGAAAGGTTCTGATTTATGAGGAGCCTAAAGTGGCTCTTTGGGGGGGAAATGTCCTTTATGGTGAAAACTTAACAATTGTGTTTGGTAATttaaacagttaaaaatatagctttaaaaaggCAATGTGTATTTAAGcaaaccttttttgttgttgttgattttggttttgttttgtgaaaGGAAAGAGGACTTGATCATATGAAAAGCCACAATTATATATAACTTTGAGTGAAACCACTTCTATCTCAGAATGGTTATCTTTTAACTATACCTACTCCaccatagtttgtttttttaatcactgGAATATATATTGAGAATGTCAGTCATGAGCTTAGTGTTTAAGTATCTCACTTGTAGTTACTTGCATGTTTAGTCTTGTGTATCTTGGTATCTTGGCTTTTGCTGTgccaattcaaaaatattttgccaAAAAATATCTCAAAGTTCATTGACATCAGTTTAGTTTTGGTCACTTGGTTTTGTGTAGTATTTCTGGGaccaaaaatgttaaaatactaactttttaaatatagaacATATTTGGAGCTGGAAAGACAGTGTTTATGGAAAATTTGTGTGCTttctattttaaactcttcagGCTGCTGGTAAGGCAGTTTTTAGGGCACacttttttcttcatgtttcttgACTGGTATAGCATGTGGTatgtttaaatactttattttctgcTTCATAATTCTAATATGAACACTATACTATTGGTAGACAGATAAGCTAAATTGTGTGTTTTAGTTACTTGGCCTAATCAAGCATAACCAAAGGGACTTTTTTGGACTTTCTTCGAATTAAGCTTAAGTAAAAAGGGTATCATATTTCATGtcttttgaaaacaaagaattgtGAAGCATGTTCATCTGCCTACACTAGAAAAATAGGGTGCCTATAGGTTGCTATTTAACTGGAGTATATTTGAGAAGCAACTCAGTCTCCTTTTTTAACTGTGAAACATTTTGGCACAGCGCATCACTCcaatttgttacttttttttttttttttttttttttttctttttcatttttctgaagctggaaacagggagagacagtcagacagactcccgcatgcgcccgaccgggatccacccggcacacccaccaggggcggtgctctgcccaccagggggcgatgctctgcccatcctgggcgtcgccatattgcgaccagagccactctagcgcctgaggcagaggccacagagccatccccagcgcccgggccatctttgctccaatggagccttggctgcgggaggggaagagagagacagagaggaaagcgcggcggaggggtggagaagcaaatgggcgcttctcctatgtgccctggctgggaatcgaacccgggtcgtccgcacgctaggccgacgctctaccgctgagccaaccggccagggccttgttactTTTTTAAGAATAGTCCATTTTTGTTGTTACAGTACTAATTAACATTATAACGTGTTCTGGTCATTGGAAACAAAAGAGCTGTAGTTGAGTGATGTAATACAATAATAACATAATATTGTAGTCAATTTGCTTCAAGGAATTTAGATAGCCAAGTAACTGCTATTTGTTGCTTACCTTTGTAGGGCATATGACCAATACTGCAACAGTGAAGCACATACAATAGAGCACTTGTTAACTTACTGCTCCTGCATAATGCACTCATGAAAAGTAGTGCTAGCTAGATGAAGATCTTAGGATCCCTTTGCTAGGGCTTATTGAGTTACTGTTAACATAAATACTTAGTTCAAGCTGATATGGAGAAGTTTTGGGGGCTGCAGTTATCCAAGCCCTCACTCTACTGAAAGTATAATCTTGACGATCTCCTTGTAAATCAGAGGAGAAGTGGAATCTAGGACACTTTGAGACAttacattgtaaaataatttgttttatgttCCTAAAACTATCTTGTTATGTGTTAAAGCTACTAATCGTCTCACtgtaagttttaaataaatgtatttcattAGAGCTGGTTTGCATGTGTGATACTTCCTTTTTTAAGTATGCACTGTTGAATATAAttgctttcttccttccctcttaccATTCATTTGTCCAACCCTTGGCTCCCTTAAGTTGAACATTTTCCAGTACTTTTACAAGTTTAAACACtgcatttattgaatttatttaaaaaaagaattaattcttACTGCTTAGACTTTTTATTAGCTAAATGAAGAGGCTCATACAGGTAGGGTACTTGTTGAAGCAGAGTACTTTACTTCATCTCGCAGAGCTAATCCTGTGAAGTTGTCCCTTCTAGCTGCGTATTCCCCCACATTGGCCAGCCCTGGTACCACACAGCAGCTCAGAGCACTGCGGTATATACTCATGTCATGAGCATCGTACCACTCGTCGGTCTTTTCATCATAGCACTCCACATTAAAGGTGGTGGTAAAGCCGTTAAAGCCACCCACTACAAACAAGAGGTCGTCTACCACCTCGATTCCAAAATTGCTACGAGGATTAAACATAGTGGGGATCGTGCGCCAAGTGTTAGACACGGGGCTGTAGGCTTCTGCGCTCCTAAGTCGATTAGCTCCATCAAAGCCGCCTACCTGTGGACAGCAATGAAACATGATTGACTGTTAGCCATTGATTCTGTTTATCTCTGACACCCTATTAGTGAAGGACTAGTGATTTTGTACCTCTCTCTTCCACTGTCctccatgaaaaaaaaacctttttatttttatttttctaaaagagaaagggagatagacagattcccacatgtgccccaaccgggatccacccagcaaaccccatctggggccaatgctatggccatctagggccatgctcgcaaccgagctattttagagcctgaggcagaggctccacggaaccattctcagtgcccagggccaacgtgctcacaccaattgagccatgactgtaggggaggggaagaaaaagaggggtggggaagcagatagttgcccctgaccaggaatcaaacctgagatttccacacgccaggtcaacgctataccgctgagccaactggccagggccaaaaataccttttaaaatgcttaccaggccctggccagttggctcagtggtagagcgtcggcctggcgtgcaggagtcccaggttcgattcccggccagggcacacaggagaagcgcccatctgcttctccacccctccccctctccttcctctctgtctctcttcccctcccgaagccaaggctccattggagcaaaggagctgaggatggttctgtggcctctgcctcaggcgctagaatggctctggttgcaacagagcaacgccccagataggcagagcatcgccccctgggcatgccaggtggatccccatcgggcgcattcaggagtctgtctgactgcctccccgtttccaacttcagataaaATGCTTACCAGTGGTAGTGTAAACTTATTTGCTAATAGAAATTGAGGAGTATCATTTTTGTGGTGGTACAAGGTAAACTCACCGCGTATACGTGTTCTCCATAAGCAATTACACCTATTCCACTCCTCCTGCTTCTCATGGGTGCAATGACTGTCCACTGATTACTCTCAGTGTTGTACACTTCTGCTGTAAACAGGCATTCATTTCCATTAAAACCACCACATATGTAGATCTGTATGAAGACAGTTCCAAGATTATTAAAATTGTTACCTCTGAGGTATGAAAGGGTATGTATGTGTTGTGGGGGGCACTTTTGATGTGTatgcattgctttttattttatttttttatggttataCTCAGTTTATTACAGTGAAAGGATGCAAATACAAACTTGGGTGAAGAGATTCATGGGAGAGAATCTAAGAAAGTCCCGAACAGGGAGCTTCCAGCTCTCCTTTCCTCGTGGCACTATGGGCAGTGTGATGTAACAGCAGTGACGTGTGACAGTACACATAGAGTACTGTCCACCAGGGAAGTTCACCTGAGTCTTGTGTTCATATTGTGTTCATAATTTTGTGGCAGTTCAGTTATGGAGTTGGCTGCCCAAGTGTCTGCCCTATACATGCACTGGttttgaataagaaaaataagaaaaaatggttacagcctgaccaggcggtggcgcagtggatagagcattggactgggatgtggag from Saccopteryx leptura isolate mSacLep1 chromosome 2, mSacLep1_pri_phased_curated, whole genome shotgun sequence carries:
- the KLHL11 gene encoding kelch-like protein 11, which produces MAAAAVAAAAAAAAAASLQVLEMESMETAAAGSAGLAAEVRGSGTVDFGPGPGLSAMEASGGDPGPEAEDFECSSHCSELSWRQNEQRRQGLFCDITLCFGGAGGREFRAHRSVLAAATEYFTPLLSGQFSESRSGRVEMRKWSSEPGPEPDTVEAVIEYMYTGRIRVSTGSVHEVLELADRFLLTRLKEFCGEFLKKKLHLSNCVAIHSLAHMYTLSQLALKAADMIRRNFHKVIQDEEFYTLPFHLIRDWLSDLEITVDSEEVLFETVLKWVQRNAEERERYFEELFKLLRLSQMKPTYLTRHVKPERLVANNEVCVKLVADAVERHALRAENIQAGAFQHPASHVSLLPRYGQNMDVIMVIGGVSEGGDYLSECVGYFVDEDRWVNLPHIHNHLDGHAVAVTESYVYVAGSMEPGFAKTVERYNPNFNMWEHVCSLMTRKHSFGLTEVKGKLYSIGGHGNFSPGFKDVTVYNPELDKWHNLESAPKILRDVKALAFEDRFVYIAARTPVDRDTEDGLKAVITCYDTETRQWQDVESLPLIDNYCFFQMSVVNSNFYQTASCCPKSYSLENEEAVRKIANQVSDEILESLPPEVLSIEGAAICYYKDDVFIIGGWKNSDDIDKQYRKEAYRYCAERKRWMLLPPMPQPRCRATACHVRIPYRYLHGTQRYPMPQNLMWQKDRIRQMQEIHRHALNMRRVPSSQIEC